Genomic DNA from Nitrospirota bacterium:
CAGGTCTTGTTTCTTGCATTTTGGGGTCACCCTTTAAGTAATTTACTTATTACAGAATAATGTACGCCGATGTAATCCGCAACCTCTTTCTGGCTGTAACCATGTCTTTCTACTGCTTCCTGCACTTTTTCCTTCCGCTTTTTCCTGTCACCTTTTATTTCTTCATCAAATAATACGTCAAGTCCCGGTCTGCTTGCGTATCTCTGGCCCCGGGTATTTCTTTTTTTTATTGTTGCAAGTATGTTTCCCCGGTCTTTTTCATCTCTGAACACAATTTCCCCCGCGTTGCCTCTTGAGGTTACATGATATACTGCCCCTTCATATTCTATTCTTAACGGTCTTGCCATGCAGTGATTTTATCAGTCTTGTTTTAAAATTGCAAGAAACAAGACCCATAAGGTTGTGCATTGGGTGCAGACATGATCCTTACCTACTTCGCCCCTGAGGCGGCAACCCTCCTTAATTCCTGAAATACCCTGATTCATTTTTTTCACGCAGAGAACGCAGAGTGCGCAGGGAAAATAAAGAAGTTTTCAATAGTCAATAGTCAATAGTCAATTACAAATTTCACCCAATACTGTGTAATATTCATCTATGATACAGAACAGGAGTATTTTTATAGAGACACAAGTCTGTGAGCACACAGGGGGCGGGATAGTGTGTTGAGTGGTCCCGTATTTTTAATCCTGAGTCTTCTTGTCCTGGTCACGGCCTTTATCCTTGGGTGAAAACATCTGCGCAATGCCGGACATCAACGGCTGATGAAGCAGCCGTTTCCCCGGGAATGGGAGGAGATACTCCGGGGAAACGTGGCCCTTTATCAACACCTTCCCGCAGATCTCAGGGAGCGGCTTCACGGCTACATAAATGTGTTTCTGGATGAAAAGAAATTCGAGGGCTCCAAGCTATGTTGCCTGGGCGAGGATTCCGGGCAGGGAGTACGGGGAACTCGTTGAGAAGGTGAAAAAACATCACAAGGATGTGATTGACTCGTACGGAGCAACCAACCCGGCGGAATTTTTTGCAGTAATCACAGAGGCATTTTTCAAGAAACCTGCAAAGCTGAAACAGAAGCATCCTGCACTCTACGAGGAATTAAAGCTCTACTATAAAATGGATCCGCTCCAATGGGGTTAAAGGTTTCGGAGGGGGCTTTTCAATGATACCGATTTTTTCACCACTTTTCTGTATATCATTACAAAACGGGTGATATACGACAACTTAAACTTAGTAAGCACATAGAAATCAAGAAAAATCCATTGCCCCCGCCTGCCTGTTGACTTCGCAGGCAAGTTCAAAATCGTAGCTGAAAATTCGCAGGCTTTGATAACATGGAGTCTGTCAATTATAGGTGGTTCTATTGTCGCAATTATGGGGACGTCATATCTTAGACCAGCACATTTATATTTGCGGCTTTTGTATTTGCTATTTATTCCGGGCTGGGCTTTTTTAGCTTTGTCTATCCACAAGGGGCATAAAATTGCCAGACACCACATTGCTTCAATCTTTAATAAGCAACAGAGTGAATTGATTGAAATTGGAGCGAAGATAAATACTTGTTATGATAAGCAGATAACTCATTTCGAATGGGCGCTGGTTTTTTTCGCAATCTGGCTTGGAGGCTTTCTGTTGGGATGGATTTTTAAATAAAAAAGGAGGAAATGTTGTGTGTGATTGTTCAATTTTTCCTTTTAAACCAGACCCGCCATGTTTTAAGATATGTGCGGCTAAGATGCTTAATGATGTTAGCCCCGAAGAGCTACAGGTTGTCCTTGGCTTGCCTCATAAGATCGCGGAGAAAATGACTTATTATGCGATGGGCAGAGAGCTTGAGTCACTTGAGGAATACAAGGAAGTTCTTTCGCCCAAAGATATGAGGTTGCTTGAAAAGAAGATACGCTCTTTAAACGATGTACAAGTTAAATATTTGATGAATCCCTTGGATTTTAGGATGGAAGTAATAAGAAATTTAAAGGAAACCGTAATTGACTTTACTGCCTGCGAAGACCTTGGTTTAAAAGAAACGGGGGACGAAAGCCTTGAGCCATGCAAAGACATTAAAAAGAGTGAACCAATATAAATAGAGTCTGCGTATAAAGTCCAACTACCGGAAGGATAAGGGAAAAAGCTATAATTGCAGAGGGAAAAGAAAAGCAAGGAGGAGGAGACCTTGAAGCTGTTGAACGATATAAAACTACAATTTGAGGATGAAAATCTGGGGCTCACATCTTAAATATTAAGGATTCCTTTATAAAGAAACCGAGGCAATACCTAAACTTAATATTTAAGATGCGCCCCCCACGTTCCTTACAGAAGATTGTATAATAACTGGTTATAAATTATCATGAATCAGCATCTTATTGAAAAACCATCTCAATAGTTAAGAAATGCGGCTGAAGGTGCAGTTTTACTAGGAAAAACCGAGCTTTTCAACTTCCAGATACATGATGGTGTTGCTTATAGCTTAACAAATGAAGCGTCAATAACATTCAATGAAGT
This window encodes:
- a CDS encoding helix-turn-helix transcriptional regulator; amino-acid sequence: MARPLRIEYEGAVYHVTSRGNAGEIVFRDEKDRGNILATIKKRNTRGQRYASRPGLDVLFDEEIKGDRKKRKEKVQEAVERHGYSQKEVADYIGVHYSVISKLLKG
- a CDS encoding zinc-dependent peptidase; this translates as MKQPFPREWEEILRGNVALYQHLPADLRERLHGYINVFLDEKKFEGSKLCCLGEDSGQGVRGTR
- a CDS encoding zinc-dependent peptidase, which gives rise to MKRNSRAPSYVAWARIPGREYGELVEKVKKHHKDVIDSYGATNPAEFFAVITEAFFKKPAKLKQKHPALYEELKLYYKMDPLQWG